One window from the genome of Deinococcus yavapaiensis KR-236 encodes:
- a CDS encoding DUF4384 domain-containing protein, translated as MKNVMLLTLGALALSACTVAVRPGVSVTASSSNLIADLQPDRGEGSTYFVGERVRFRFTTRASGYVTLVSLDPDGYGNVLVRDTYVPAGTTLFPRPSDAFTFDLTPPRGVQRVRAIFTTNRATAQIVFSGRYDQNGWRTYTDTYLQPVGASQRDVAETFFTIR; from the coding sequence ATGAAGAACGTTATGCTTCTCACCCTTGGCGCGCTGGCTCTCAGCGCGTGTACCGTCGCCGTGCGGCCCGGCGTGTCCGTGACCGCTTCGAGCAGCAACCTCATCGCCGATCTGCAACCGGACCGCGGCGAGGGCAGCACCTACTTCGTCGGGGAGCGTGTTCGCTTCCGCTTCACGACGCGCGCGTCCGGCTACGTCACGCTCGTGTCCCTGGATCCCGACGGGTACGGCAACGTCCTCGTGCGCGACACGTACGTTCCGGCGGGCACGACCTTGTTTCCTCGCCCGAGCGACGCCTTCACCTTCGACCTCACGCCGCCGCGCGGCGTTCAACGCGTGCGCGCGATCTTCACCACGAATCGTGCCACCGCGCAGATCGTGTTCAGCGGGCGCTACGACCAGAACGGCTGGCGGACGTACACCGACACGTACCTGCAACCCGTCGGCGCGTCGCAGCGCGACGTCGCCGAGACGTTCTTCACCATCCGCTGA
- a CDS encoding nucleotide pyrophosphohydrolase → MSLTFRDAGERVDAYISQFKEGYFPPLLMLARLTEEVGEVARVVSHFSGKTPKPGEDEGDLEAELADLLFVMICMANERGLSLERGFDRVMTKFETRDKDRWTRKDADE, encoded by the coding sequence ATGAGCCTCACGTTCCGCGATGCCGGCGAGCGCGTCGACGCGTACATCTCGCAGTTCAAGGAAGGATACTTTCCGCCGCTCCTCATGCTGGCGCGCCTCACCGAGGAAGTCGGCGAGGTCGCGCGCGTCGTGTCGCACTTCAGCGGCAAGACACCGAAGCCCGGCGAGGACGAGGGCGACTTGGAAGCCGAGCTCGCCGACTTGCTGTTCGTGATGATCTGCATGGCCAACGAGCGCGGCTTGAGCCTGGAGCGTGGATTCGACCGCGTCATGACGAAGTTCGAGACGCGCGACAAGGACCGCTGGACGCGCAAGGACGCCGATGAGTGA
- a CDS encoding YfiT family bacillithiol transferase codes for MSDPRYPIGRPNLTSALTPRGRTACIDRIAELPGRFRAALGDLSDEQLDAPYREGGWTLRQLAHHVPDSHLNAYVRTKLALTEDAPTIKPYNEEAWANLPDSVKPIEPSLQLLEALHERWTSLLRSLPDEAWARTFVHPESRRSYTLDELVQLYAWHGEHHLAHASTLRTARQW; via the coding sequence ATGAGTGATCCTCGCTATCCTATCGGCCGACCGAACTTGACGAGCGCGTTGACGCCTCGAGGGCGAACGGCCTGCATCGACCGGATCGCCGAGCTTCCCGGCCGTTTTCGAGCCGCGCTGGGTGACTTGAGCGACGAGCAACTCGACGCGCCTTACCGCGAGGGCGGCTGGACGCTGCGGCAGCTCGCGCATCACGTGCCCGACAGTCACCTCAACGCGTACGTCCGCACGAAGCTCGCCCTCACCGAGGACGCTCCGACCATCAAGCCGTACAACGAGGAAGCCTGGGCGAACTTGCCCGACAGCGTGAAACCCATCGAGCCCTCCTTGCAACTGCTCGAAGCGCTGCACGAGCGTTGGACCTCCTTGCTGAGGTCGCTTCCCGACGAGGCTTGGGCGCGCACGTTCGTTCACCCCGAGTCGCGCCGCTCGTACACGCTCGACGAGTTGGTGCAACTGTACGCTTGGCACGGCGAGCACCACTTGGCCCACGCCTCGACGTTGAGGACCGCGCGCCAATGGTGA
- the rimO gene encoding 30S ribosomal protein S12 methylthiotransferase RimO → MTAIPEVPASFETNNDIKKVGFISLGCPKALVDSERILTQLRAEGYQIAPTYEDADTVIVNTCGFITPAVEESLSAIGEALDATGKVIVTGCLGERPEQILERHPKVAAITGSQDVEGVMSAIHDLIPPDTNPFTSLIPGDVKLTPRHYAYLKIAEGCNHKCAFCIIPKLRGLQVSRDAGEVLYEAFRLIAAGTKEIMVISQDTSAYGVDIRHRDSEFQGEQVRAHLTDLAVKLGEMGAWVRMHYVYPYPHVDKIVELMAQGKILPYLDVPLQHASPNVLRAMRRPGAGKQLETIKRWRDICPDLVIRSTFIVGFPGETEEDFQMLLDFLEEARLDRVGAFTYSEVEEADATRFEGRVPEAVKEARLARFMEVAQRISAEKLQEKVGRELDVIVDEFNDDEDDELPGTKLVGRTKGDAPGIDGQVYVYAGEFAGQVKIGDIVKVRVEDADEYDLYGEVTSLVDWRPNVPQLGHFGKH, encoded by the coding sequence ATGACGGCGATTCCCGAGGTTCCAGCCTCTTTCGAGACGAACAACGACATCAAGAAGGTGGGCTTCATCAGCCTCGGGTGCCCGAAGGCCCTCGTGGACTCGGAGCGCATCCTCACGCAACTGCGCGCGGAAGGGTACCAAATCGCGCCGACATACGAGGACGCCGACACCGTCATCGTGAACACCTGCGGTTTCATCACGCCCGCCGTGGAAGAGTCGCTCAGTGCGATCGGCGAAGCGCTCGACGCGACGGGGAAAGTCATCGTCACGGGCTGCCTCGGCGAGCGGCCCGAGCAGATCTTGGAGCGTCACCCGAAGGTCGCGGCCATCACGGGTTCTCAGGACGTGGAGGGCGTCATGAGCGCCATTCACGATCTCATTCCGCCCGACACGAATCCTTTCACGAGCCTCATTCCCGGCGACGTGAAGCTCACGCCGCGCCACTACGCGTACCTCAAGATCGCCGAAGGCTGCAACCACAAGTGCGCGTTTTGCATCATCCCCAAGCTGCGCGGCCTGCAAGTGTCGCGTGACGCGGGCGAAGTCTTGTACGAGGCGTTTCGCTTGATCGCCGCGGGAACGAAGGAGATCATGGTGATCTCCCAGGACACGTCCGCGTACGGCGTGGACATTCGTCACCGTGACAGCGAATTCCAAGGCGAGCAGGTGCGGGCGCACCTCACGGACCTCGCCGTGAAGCTCGGCGAGATGGGCGCGTGGGTGCGCATGCACTACGTCTACCCGTATCCGCACGTCGACAAGATCGTGGAGCTCATGGCGCAGGGCAAGATCTTGCCGTACCTCGACGTGCCCCTTCAGCACGCTTCGCCGAACGTCTTGCGCGCGATGCGCCGTCCGGGCGCGGGCAAGCAACTCGAGACCATCAAGCGCTGGCGCGACATCTGCCCGGACCTCGTCATCCGCTCGACGTTCATCGTGGGGTTTCCCGGCGAGACCGAGGAGGACTTCCAGATGCTGCTCGACTTTTTGGAGGAAGCGCGCCTCGACCGCGTGGGCGCCTTCACCTACTCCGAAGTCGAGGAGGCCGACGCGACGCGCTTCGAAGGCCGCGTGCCCGAGGCCGTCAAGGAAGCGCGCCTCGCGAGGTTCATGGAAGTCGCTCAGCGTATCTCCGCCGAAAAGCTGCAGGAGAAGGTCGGCCGTGAGCTGGACGTCATCGTCGACGAGTTCAACGACGACGAGGACGACGAGCTTCCCGGCACGAAGCTCGTGGGTCGCACGAAGGGTGACGCGCCCGGCATCGACGGGCAAGTGTACGTGTACGCGGGCGAGTTCGCCGGGCAGGTCAAGATCGGCGACATCGTGAAGGTTCGCGTGGAGGACGCCGACGAGTACGACCTCTACGGCGAGGTGACGAGCCTCGTCGATTGGCGTCCGAACGTGCCGCAACTCGGTCACTTCGGCAAGCACTGA
- a CDS encoding arginase → MLLSVDWDYYSGTVEHTFDAPIWGSRDREEDRVEAWRARARKRGGADWEVLAEDFPLHGDPTGLSRYMGRPTFVAWSHASAWAWLERFPRREVVNFDSHHDLYSSSGDPERVRPGNWAGLALKRQLVTRYTCVYPAWHENVRVAEGFDLGRTRGEIEQARPDVAPFVALSRGDALPPAESVEAVLLVQSPSWTNPAHDDVFLDLASRLDAEELTAPYRRSFNERF, encoded by the coding sequence ATGCTGCTGTCGGTCGACTGGGATTACTACAGCGGCACCGTCGAACACACGTTCGACGCGCCGATTTGGGGTTCGCGCGACCGCGAGGAGGACCGCGTCGAGGCGTGGCGAGCGCGGGCGCGCAAGCGGGGCGGGGCAGACTGGGAGGTGCTCGCCGAAGACTTCCCTTTGCACGGCGATCCCACCGGACTCTCGCGGTACATGGGAAGACCGACCTTCGTGGCGTGGAGTCACGCTTCCGCTTGGGCGTGGCTCGAACGCTTTCCGCGGCGCGAGGTCGTGAACTTCGACAGTCACCACGACTTGTACAGCTCTTCGGGCGATCCCGAGCGCGTGCGGCCCGGCAACTGGGCGGGCCTCGCCCTGAAGCGCCAGCTCGTCACGCGCTACACGTGCGTCTACCCGGCGTGGCACGAGAACGTGCGGGTCGCCGAGGGCTTCGACCTCGGTCGCACGCGCGGCGAGATCGAGCAGGCTCGGCCCGACGTCGCGCCTTTCGTGGCCTTGAGCAGAGGAGACGCCCTGCCGCCCGCCGAGAGCGTCGAGGCCGTGCTGCTCGTGCAGTCGCCGTCTTGGACGAATCCCGCGCATGACGATGTATTTCTCGATCTCGCCTCCCGCTTGGACGCCGAGGAGCTGACCGCGCCTTATCGCCGTTCCTTCAACGAACGTTTCTGA
- a CDS encoding MFS transporter, with protein sequence MSTPSAEIPTRAVNHFALSAFWFGTSFHWLLLLLILIPANVSHFVGDAAKGSYLGLLLGTGAIVALVLPPIVGAYSDRVGKRMALLRAGMLINVLGLAVMGGASILLDSFTGYVVYFLGYMIVQFGNNLATAPYTALIPQLVAPEQRGRASGAMAFLQASGQLLGAIAFLVVSALKLPALASFALVAVVLFVAASITVRFVPEPPPVQREQGEKLSVWQLFTFNAFLWVFVTRVFFSLGQYSVQPFIQFYMGDVLGQRANAATLTSVMLVCIIAGSVTTALTAGRFADRFGRKPVIYVAGTLMATCALLFLVAPNLPVALALAVVFGFGFGAFNSVDWALGADALPSAKSYARDMGVWHVAAVAPQLSSAPQGFLLDWGNGRGDNLGYVLVFGLAAAFFMLGVILVRNIRNVR encoded by the coding sequence ATGAGCACCCCGAGCGCCGAAATTCCGACGCGTGCCGTCAACCACTTCGCCTTGTCGGCTTTCTGGTTCGGCACGAGCTTCCACTGGCTGTTGCTGCTGCTCATCTTGATTCCCGCCAACGTCTCGCATTTCGTCGGTGACGCCGCCAAAGGCTCGTACCTCGGCTTGCTGCTCGGCACGGGCGCCATCGTCGCGCTCGTCTTGCCGCCCATCGTCGGAGCGTACTCCGACCGCGTCGGCAAGCGCATGGCTTTGCTGCGCGCCGGCATGCTGATCAATGTGCTCGGGCTCGCCGTCATGGGCGGCGCGTCCATACTGCTGGATAGCTTCACGGGCTACGTCGTGTACTTTCTCGGGTACATGATCGTTCAGTTCGGCAACAACCTCGCGACGGCGCCGTACACCGCCCTCATTCCGCAACTCGTCGCGCCCGAGCAGCGCGGACGAGCGAGCGGCGCGATGGCGTTCTTGCAGGCGAGCGGGCAACTGCTCGGAGCGATCGCGTTCCTCGTCGTGAGCGCCTTGAAGCTTCCGGCGCTCGCGTCGTTCGCTTTGGTCGCCGTCGTGCTGTTCGTGGCGGCGAGCATCACCGTGCGCTTCGTGCCGGAACCGCCTCCCGTGCAGCGCGAACAAGGCGAGAAGTTGTCGGTGTGGCAATTGTTCACCTTCAACGCCTTCTTGTGGGTGTTCGTCACGCGCGTCTTCTTCAGCCTCGGGCAGTACAGCGTCCAGCCGTTCATCCAGTTCTACATGGGTGACGTCCTCGGACAGCGGGCGAACGCGGCGACGCTCACGAGCGTCATGCTGGTGTGCATCATCGCCGGAAGCGTCACGACCGCCCTCACGGCAGGCCGTTTCGCCGACCGTTTCGGCCGCAAGCCCGTCATCTACGTCGCGGGCACCCTCATGGCGACGTGCGCCTTGCTGTTCTTGGTCGCGCCGAACCTTCCCGTCGCCCTCGCGCTCGCCGTCGTGTTCGGCTTCGGCTTCGGGGCGTTCAACTCCGTCGATTGGGCGCTCGGCGCGGACGCCTTGCCGAGCGCGAAGAGTTACGCACGCGACATGGGCGTGTGGCACGTGGCGGCGGTCGCGCCGCAACTGTCGAGCGCGCCGCAAGGATTCTTGCTCGATTGGGGGAACGGGCGCGGCGACAACCTCGGCTACGTCCTCGTGTTCGGCTTGGCGGCGGCGTTCTTCATGCTCGGCGTGATCCTCGTGCGCAACATCAGAAACGTTCGTTGA
- a CDS encoding DinB family protein: MSQPSAVLDRFEANLALVHNLFDDVTEERLKEERVPGKWSAHANLAHLGQFHDAMRERVGWILSQDDPKFTRFNPDTHPDTAVWTAKSKAQLLQDFEAERRKLLAELRALPPEAWQRIGTHGVFGTKTLAGWLEFWLQHEGHHLYTALVRAKT; the protein is encoded by the coding sequence ATGAGCCAACCCTCGGCTGTGCTGGACCGATTCGAAGCGAACCTCGCGCTCGTCCACAACTTGTTCGACGACGTGACCGAAGAGCGCCTCAAGGAAGAGCGCGTGCCCGGCAAGTGGAGCGCGCACGCGAACCTCGCGCACCTCGGGCAGTTCCACGACGCGATGCGCGAGCGCGTCGGGTGGATTCTTTCGCAGGACGACCCGAAGTTCACGCGCTTCAACCCGGACACGCATCCCGACACGGCGGTGTGGACGGCGAAGTCGAAGGCGCAGTTGCTGCAGGATTTCGAGGCGGAGCGCCGCAAGCTTCTCGCGGAACTGCGCGCCTTGCCGCCCGAAGCTTGGCAGCGAATCGGCACGCACGGCGTGTTCGGTACGAAGACGCTGGCGGGCTGGCTGGAGTTCTGGCTGCAGCACGAAGGGCACCACCTCTACACCGCGCTCGTGCGCGCCAAGACCTGA
- a CDS encoding YraN family protein gives MKGADAEDLALKHLLDEGHELLARNFRVPGGELDLVTRQKGVVVFTEVKHRHATSHGAAAEMLTARKLALLRRTAAFFLHKTFGRDDVPCRFDFVAIQGDVSRGTLLHLENVE, from the coding sequence TTGAAAGGTGCGGACGCCGAGGACCTCGCCTTGAAGCACCTGCTGGACGAGGGACACGAGTTGCTCGCCCGCAACTTTCGCGTGCCTGGCGGTGAGCTGGACCTCGTCACACGGCAAAAGGGCGTGGTCGTGTTCACGGAAGTCAAGCACCGCCACGCCACGTCGCACGGCGCGGCCGCCGAGATGCTCACGGCGCGCAAACTCGCCTTGCTGCGTCGCACCGCCGCCTTCTTTCTCCACAAGACCTTCGGGCGCGACGACGTGCCGTGTCGTTTCGACTTCGTCGCCATTCAAGGCGACGTGTCGCGAGGAACGCTGCTTCACTTGGAGAACGTGGAGTGA
- a CDS encoding HAD family hydrolase yields MTTFLPWPRGVLFDMDGVLTHNNAFHRLAWREVARELLKLDLSDHDLDTKVDGGRNPEIMERLTGRAPSAAEALALHVAKEERYRDLALGALREVTGLGAYLDLLDDRGIPYALVTSADEQNVEFGLDALGLTGRFEARVLGSDVERGKPHPEPYLKGADLLGLPPTVCLAHEDAISGVRSAAQAGCFVCGITTTQSADALVDAGATWAVPDFATWLAVLPFRDDA; encoded by the coding sequence GTGACGACGTTCCTTCCTTGGCCGCGCGGCGTGCTGTTCGATATGGACGGCGTGCTGACACACAACAACGCGTTTCATCGCCTGGCGTGGCGCGAGGTGGCGCGCGAACTTTTGAAGCTCGACCTCAGCGATCACGACCTCGACACGAAAGTCGACGGGGGCCGCAATCCCGAGATCATGGAGCGCCTCACGGGACGCGCGCCGTCGGCGGCCGAGGCGCTCGCCCTGCACGTCGCGAAAGAGGAGCGCTACCGAGACCTCGCCCTGGGCGCCCTGCGTGAAGTGACGGGCCTCGGCGCGTACCTCGACTTGCTCGACGACCGAGGCATTCCGTACGCCCTCGTGACGAGCGCCGACGAGCAAAACGTCGAGTTCGGTCTCGACGCCCTCGGCCTCACGGGACGCTTCGAGGCGCGCGTGCTCGGATCGGACGTCGAGCGGGGCAAGCCGCACCCCGAGCCGTACTTGAAGGGCGCGGACCTGCTGGGCTTGCCGCCGACCGTGTGCCTCGCGCACGAGGACGCCATCAGCGGAGTGAGAAGCGCGGCGCAGGCGGGTTGCTTCGTGTGCGGCATCACGACGACGCAAAGCGCGGACGCTCTCGTGGACGCCGGCGCGACATGGGCAGTGCCCGACTTCGCGACATGGCTCGCCGTCCTTCCCTTTCGAGACGACGCTTGA
- a CDS encoding ABC transporter permease, giving the protein MLSLIALEYRKLIGFRSVRLALIVAVLLPWIWSFAPRLQDVYNLILVSGWQVPALALITAAQFLLPIFVAVTSAELIGSEISSGTLAPLLLRPLSRSKLLAAKLLTALTYPLLLVGVLLLASLLAGARFGFAEFAGGTGFGATGFVGQGLLSPSAALGDIVRGFLLAAATLMPIAALALLFGVLYLNTAAAALATIATLLLMRLLVVFPINFQQLLLTTHLDAYVQPDPSAVTRSLILLAIYTVGFGLLSVFTFERKDV; this is encoded by the coding sequence ATGCTGAGCTTGATCGCGTTGGAGTACCGCAAGCTGATCGGCTTTCGCTCCGTTCGGCTCGCGCTGATCGTGGCGGTGCTTCTGCCGTGGATTTGGAGTTTCGCGCCGAGGTTGCAAGACGTGTACAACCTCATTCTCGTGAGCGGCTGGCAAGTACCCGCCCTCGCCCTCATCACCGCCGCGCAATTCCTGCTGCCGATCTTCGTGGCCGTCACGAGCGCCGAACTGATCGGCTCGGAAATCAGCAGCGGCACCCTCGCGCCGCTGCTGCTGCGTCCCTTGAGCCGCAGCAAGCTGCTCGCCGCGAAGCTGCTCACCGCCCTCACGTATCCGCTGCTGCTCGTCGGCGTGCTGCTGCTGGCCAGCCTGCTCGCCGGGGCTCGCTTCGGTTTCGCCGAGTTCGCGGGTGGAACGGGCTTCGGTGCGACCGGGTTCGTGGGGCAAGGTCTGTTGTCTCCGAGCGCCGCCCTCGGCGACATCGTGCGCGGCTTCCTGCTCGCCGCGGCGACCTTGATGCCGATCGCGGCCCTCGCCTTGCTGTTCGGCGTGCTGTACCTCAACACGGCGGCGGCGGCCCTCGCGACCATCGCGACGCTGCTGCTCATGCGGCTGCTGGTGGTGTTCCCCATCAACTTCCAGCAACTGCTGCTCACGACGCACCTCGACGCGTACGTGCAGCCCGACCCCAGCGCAGTCACGCGCTCGCTCATCCTGCTCGCCATCTACACGGTCGGCTTCGGCCTGCTGTCCGTGTTCACCTTCGAGCGCAAGGACGTCTGA
- a CDS encoding ABC transporter ATP-binding protein produces the protein MIQERGVLSSGVRGDGQPAVVVRGLSKRYGRVPILDSIDLTVSSGEVFALTGPNGAGKTTLIRCITGLAFPSSGEVTLMGRNVHEEGSRARATLGAVVEAPAKFYTRFTGAENLRLHARLASQGARGARVNDARIREVLALVELTRMADRRVGEYSLGQRQRLGVASAILAQPEVLILDEPTSGLDPLGIGLIHRIVSDHAASGGAVILSSHHLREIAAYAHTVGILAGGRLVDTVDLSARHSAFRFRVDDPSRAASIMSTLDFVNRATVRTPYAVAELRDEAFVPDVLARLAFEGVRVLEAAPDLFDLYEYYRERLEK, from the coding sequence GTGATCCAAGAACGAGGAGTGCTTTCGTCCGGCGTGCGCGGCGACGGGCAACCGGCCGTTGTCGTGCGCGGACTCAGTAAACGTTACGGGCGCGTTCCCATTCTCGACTCCATCGACCTCACGGTGAGCAGCGGAGAAGTCTTCGCGCTCACCGGACCCAACGGCGCGGGCAAGACGACGCTCATTCGCTGCATCACGGGCCTCGCGTTTCCCTCCAGCGGCGAAGTCACCCTCATGGGACGCAACGTCCACGAGGAAGGCAGCCGGGCGCGCGCCACGCTCGGAGCGGTCGTGGAAGCGCCCGCGAAGTTCTACACGCGCTTCACGGGGGCCGAGAACTTGCGACTTCACGCGCGTCTCGCTTCGCAAGGTGCGCGCGGCGCGCGCGTGAACGACGCGCGCATTCGTGAAGTGCTCGCGCTCGTGGAGCTCACGCGCATGGCGGACCGCCGGGTCGGCGAGTACTCGCTGGGGCAGCGGCAGCGGCTGGGCGTGGCGAGCGCCATTCTCGCGCAGCCGGAAGTGCTGATCCTCGACGAGCCGACGTCGGGACTCGACCCGCTCGGAATCGGCCTCATTCACCGCATCGTGTCGGACCATGCCGCGTCGGGCGGCGCCGTCATCTTGTCGTCGCACCACTTGAGGGAAATCGCGGCGTACGCGCACACCGTCGGCATCCTGGCGGGCGGGCGTCTCGTGGACACCGTGGACTTGAGCGCGCGCCACAGCGCCTTCCGCTTTCGTGTCGACGATCCGAGCCGCGCGGCGTCGATCATGAGCACCCTCGATTTCGTCAACCGCGCGACCGTTCGCACTCCGTACGCCGTCGCGGAGCTTCGCGACGAAGCGTTCGTGCCCGACGTTCTCGCGCGGCTCGCGTTCGAGGGCGTGCGCGTGCTGGAAGCCGCGCCCGACTTGTTCGACCTCTACGAGTACTACCGCGAGCGGCTGGAAAAGTGA
- a CDS encoding PIG-L deacetylase family protein: protein MTTSASTNLLLIVPHPDDEVYGAAGLIMRATDAGERVALVTLTRGEKGRTLGLANSPQELAELREAELRACLGVLGVQEHRHLTYPDGGLKDVDVSELAGVAANAIGELRPHVVLTFPPNGSNGHPDHVATSAAVRRAFESLDERPELWFYAGPPPEDPKLLEAYLPPNVEMDASPYLERKLKAIAQHRTQALSTVDFMRKFPGRILRETFHRVERPS, encoded by the coding sequence ATGACGACTTCGGCTTCTACGAACCTGTTGTTGATCGTGCCGCACCCGGACGACGAGGTATACGGCGCGGCGGGCCTCATCATGCGCGCGACGGACGCGGGCGAGCGCGTCGCGCTCGTGACCCTCACGCGCGGCGAGAAAGGTCGCACGCTCGGCCTCGCCAACTCGCCCCAGGAACTCGCCGAGCTTCGCGAAGCCGAGCTTCGCGCATGTCTCGGCGTGCTCGGCGTGCAGGAACACCGTCACCTGACGTACCCGGACGGTGGCCTGAAGGACGTGGACGTCTCGGAGCTCGCGGGCGTCGCGGCGAACGCCATTGGCGAGTTGCGGCCACACGTCGTCCTGACCTTTCCTCCCAACGGCAGCAACGGCCACCCCGATCACGTCGCGACGTCCGCCGCCGTGCGGCGAGCCTTCGAATCGCTCGACGAGCGGCCCGAGTTGTGGTTCTACGCGGGCCCGCCGCCCGAGGATCCCAAGCTTTTGGAGGCGTACCTGCCGCCGAACGTCGAGATGGACGCGTCGCCGTACTTGGAACGCAAGCTCAAGGCGATCGCGCAGCACCGCACGCAAGCGTTGTCCACCGTGGACTTCATGCGCAAGTTCCCGGGCCGCATCCTGCGCGAGACGTTCCACCGCGTCGAACGGCCGAGCTGA
- a CDS encoding ABC transporter permease has protein sequence MASAADFVHLSWRGLRARRVRSILTMVAVAVATAGLTVFLSLAVGLRAAVNAQVNSIRPQLQVSRAGLLQSLAPPPDMSESVVRQVEAQRASLQLTHVTPVILAPQERGGLHVTLYGIPASAGFQRVYPYVRAASGRMMRPEDEDASVVVLGDAVARRLGVRVGDAVDLTVRERVNVVGVMERTSTLTDAFVIAPLGTLQRALDVPGFVSLVAVEVARDADVPFVARKLTERVDAEVHTQRAAREVVARLLRGVDASQWALASVALLVGFLSVLTTITMASFERRVELAVLRALGLRPAQAAGLIVLDGVLLACAGGAAGLLAGCLLSFALGLVTEVTLGVRATVTTWSVVSSVSVVSVLIGGFAALPGAWAASRRGIPDGLRAS, from the coding sequence GTGGCGAGCGCGGCAGACTTCGTGCACTTGTCGTGGCGCGGCTTGCGGGCGCGGCGAGTGCGTTCGATCCTCACGATGGTCGCCGTGGCCGTCGCCACGGCGGGCCTCACGGTCTTCTTGTCGCTCGCCGTCGGTTTGCGCGCCGCCGTGAACGCGCAAGTGAACAGCATCCGTCCGCAACTGCAAGTCTCGCGGGCGGGACTGTTGCAGTCCCTCGCGCCGCCGCCCGACATGAGCGAGAGCGTGGTGCGGCAAGTCGAGGCGCAACGAGCGTCGTTGCAGCTCACGCACGTCACGCCCGTCATCTTGGCGCCTCAGGAGCGCGGCGGGCTTCACGTCACCCTTTACGGGATTCCGGCGTCGGCAGGGTTTCAGCGCGTCTATCCTTACGTCCGGGCGGCGAGCGGCCGAATGATGCGGCCGGAAGACGAAGACGCCTCGGTCGTCGTGCTCGGCGACGCCGTCGCTCGCCGCCTCGGGGTGCGCGTCGGGGACGCCGTGGATCTCACGGTGCGCGAGCGCGTGAACGTCGTCGGCGTGATGGAGCGTACTTCCACCCTCACGGACGCCTTCGTGATCGCGCCGCTCGGCACTCTGCAACGCGCCTTGGACGTTCCGGGTTTCGTGTCGCTCGTCGCCGTGGAAGTCGCCCGCGACGCGGACGTGCCCTTCGTCGCGCGAAAGCTGACGGAGCGAGTCGACGCCGAGGTGCACACGCAGCGCGCCGCACGTGAAGTCGTCGCTCGGCTGCTGCGAGGCGTGGACGCCTCGCAGTGGGCGCTCGCGAGCGTCGCCCTGCTGGTCGGCTTCCTGAGCGTCCTCACGACGATCACGATGGCGAGCTTCGAACGCCGCGTCGAGCTCGCCGTGCTTCGCGCCCTCGGCTTGCGGCCCGCCCAAGCGGCAGGGCTGATCGTCTTGGACGGCGTGCTGCTCGCGTGCGCGGGCGGCGCGGCGGGCTTGCTGGCCGGTTGTCTGCTGAGTTTCGCGCTCGGCCTCGTCACGGAGGTCACGCTCGGCGTGCGAGCCACCGTGACGACTTGGAGCGTCGTCTCGTCGGTCTCGGTCGTCAGCGTCCTGATCGGCGGTTTCGCGGCCTTGCCGGGCGCGTGGGCGGCGAGTCGGCGAGGCATTCCCGACGGCTTGAGGGCGAGCTGA